One genomic region from Gossypium hirsutum isolate 1008001.06 chromosome D13, Gossypium_hirsutum_v2.1, whole genome shotgun sequence encodes:
- the LOC107920026 gene encoding subtilisin-like protease SBT3.5 isoform X4 codes for MDTGIWPESESFRDDGMGKFPSRWKGICQEGNRFNRSHCNRKIIGARWYIKGYEAEFGKLSPSDGVEFLSPRDAVGHGTHTSSTASGAEVKNANFRGLAQGIARGGAPSSWLAIYKVCWATGGCSSADLLAAIDDAIFDGVDIISASLGSPPPLSTYVDDALAIGSFHAVARGISVVCSAGNTGPYPQTVINTAPWVMTVAASTIDRDFPAVITLGNNQTVVGQSFYTGRGLNKFHPIVYGADIAATNIDGTSAGSCDLETLNATLARGKVILCFQSRWQRSAAIASKSVLELKGAGVIFAQFPTKDVSCPWSFPCVQVDFEAGTSLLTYMAASRKPVVKFSFSKTVIGQQLAPEIAYFSSRGPSSLSPSVLKPDIAAPGVDILASWSPAASSKLLNSPQTKASPFNFKLDSGTSMACPHISGIVALLKGIHPKWSPAAIKSALVTTASMKDEYGQNTVAEGAPHKQADPFDYGGGNVDPNKALDPGLIYDIKPSDYVCFLYAMGYNSTAIRLMTRVHTPCHKSVKFLRNLNLPSITLPELKQRMTVSRTVTNVGPVNSIYVARIQAPAGIDVSVEPWILTFNSTTKKLKFKVTFCSQLKVQGRYSFGNLYWEDGIHVVRIPVVVRIVINNHLYSET; via the exons ATGGATACTG GTATATGGCCTGAGTCCGAAAGCTTCAGAGATGATGGCATGGGAAAGTTTCCATCTCGATGGAAAGGGATATGCCAGGAAGGAAACAGATTTAACCGTTCGCATTGCAATAG GAAAATTATCGGTGCACGTTGGTACATTAAAGGGTATGAAGCTGAATTTGGAAAGCTTTCCCCAAGTGATGGGGTTGAGTTCTTGTCTCCTCGAGATGCTGTGGGCCATGGTACTCACACCTCATCTACTGCAAGTGGTGCTGAAGTAAAAAATGCAAACTTTAGGGGACTAGCCCAAGGAATAGCCAGAGGAGGTGCTCCTTCATCATGGTTAGCTATCTACAAAGTTTGTTGGGCTACTGGTGGCTGTAGCTCAGCTGACCTTCTTGCCGCAATTGATGATGCTATCTTTGATGGTGTGGATATTATTTCGGCATCTTTGGGCTCACCACCTCCACTTTCAACTTACGTTGATGATGCGCTGGCTATTGGTTCTTTCCACGCTGTAGCAAGAGGAATATCTGTTGTATGCTCTGCAGGCAACACTGGTCCTTATCCTCAAACTGTCATTAATACTGCTCCTTGGGTTATGACTGTTGCTGCAAGCACTATTGATCGAGATTTCCCTGCAGTGATCACCCTGGGGAACAACCAAACTGTAGTG GGCCAGTCTTTCTATACAGGAAGGGGCTTGAACAAGTTTCATCCTATTGTATATGGAGCAGATATTGCAGCCACTAATATTGATGGAACCAGTGCAGG AAGTTGTGATTTGGAAACTCTGAATGCCACTCTAGCAAGAGGTAAAGTAATTCTTTGTTTCCAATCTCGGTGGCAGAGGTCGGCTGCCATTGCTTCGAAATCTGTACTTGAGCTCAAGGGTGCAGGAGTTATATTTGCACAGTTTCCTACTAAAGATGTCTCTTGTCCATGGAGTTTTCCCTGTGTCCAAGTGGACTTTGAAGCTGGGACATCTCTGCTGACTTACATGGCTGCAAGCAG AAAGCCAGTCGTCAAGTTCAGCTTCTCAAAGACGGTTATCGGACAACAGCTAGCCCCAGAAATAGCGTATTTTTCATCACGAGGACCTAGTTCCCTTTCACCATCAGTGTTGAAG CCAGACATTGCTGCTCCAGGAGTTGATATATTGGCCTCCTGGTCACCTGCTGCTTCATCCAAGCTACTCAATTCTCCTCAAACTAAAGCATCTCCATTTAACTTTAAACTTGATTCGGGAACTTCCATGGCTTGTCCCCATATATCCGGCATTGTTGCACTTCTCAAAGGAATCCATCCCAAGTGGAGCCCTGCAGCAATTAAGTCTGCACTAGTAACAACAG CTTCTATGAAGGATGAATATGGCCAAAATACAGTAGCTGAGGGAGCACCCCACAAGCAAGCTGACCCATTTGATTATGGAGGTGGCAATGTAGATCCAAATAAAGCTCTAGACCCAGGTCTCATTTATGACATTAAACCCTCAGATTATGTCTGCTTCCTTTATGCAATGGGTTATAACAGCACTGCCATCAGGTTAATGACTAGGGTTCACACCCCATGTCATAAATCAGTCAAGTTCCTCCGAAATCTAAATTTGCCTTCTATAACATTACCCGAGCTTAAGCAACGTATGACCGTCTCAAGAACCGTTACAAATGTCGGTCCAGTGAACTCCATTTATGTAGCCCGCATTCAAGCTCCCGCAGGCATTGACGTGAGTGTCGAGCCATGGATTTTGacattcaattcaacaacaaAGAAGCTGAAGTTCAAGGTAACCTTTTGTTCTCAACTAAAAGTTCAAGGAAGATACTCGTTCGGAAACCTATACTGGGAAGATGGCATTCATGTAGTAAGAATTCCTGTGGTTGTTAGAATTGTCATTAACAATCACTTGTACTCAGAAACATGA
- the LOC107920026 gene encoding subtilisin-like protease SBT3.9 isoform X2 — protein sequence MASFPSSWPCVVVIALLCSLFLLGLASSNVYIVYMGERHTDEPNLLEDSHHQILSDILGSKESAKESILYSYKHGFSGFAAVLSQSQAKLIADVPGVVHVVPNRILNLHTTRSWDFLQVKPQIVDGILSEGHSGLGTIIGVMDTGIWPESESFRDDGMGKFPSRWKGICQEGNRFNRSHCNRKIIGARWYIKGYEAEFGKLSPSDGVEFLSPRDAVGHGTHTSSTASGAEVKNANFRGLAQGIARGGAPSSWLAIYKVCWATGGCSSADLLAAIDDAIFDGVDIISASLGSPPPLSTYVDDALAIGSFHAVARGISVVCSAGNTGPYPQTVINTAPWVMTVAASTIDRDFPAVITLGNNQTVVGQSFYTGRGLNKFHPIVYGADIAATNIDGTSAGSCDLETLNATLARGKVILCFQSRWQRSAAIASKSVLELKGAGVIFAQFPTKDVSCPWSFPCVQVDFEAGTSLLTYMAASRKPVVKFSFSKTVIGQQLAPEIAYFSSRGPSSLSPSVLKPDIAAPGVDILASWSPAASSKLLNSPQTKASPFNFKLDSGTSMACPHISGIVALLKGIHPKWSPAAIKSALVTTASMKDEYGQNTVAEGAPHKQADPFDYGGGNVDPNKALDPGLIYDIKPSDYVCFLYAMGYNSTAIRLMTRVHTPCHKSVKFLRNLNLPSITLPELKQRMTVSRTVTNVGPVNSIYVARIQAPAGIDVSVEPWILTFNSTTKKLKFKVTFCSQLKVQGRYSFGNLYWEDGIHVVRIPVVVRIVINNHLYSET from the exons atggcttCTTTTCCTTCTTCATGGCCGTGTGTTGTTGTGATCGCTTTGTTATGTTCATTGTTTCTTCTCGGGCTTGCTTCCAGCAAT GTTTATATTGTATATATGGGGGAGAGACACACTGATGAGCCAAATCTACTGGAAGATTCTCATCATCAGATTCTTTCAGACATTCTTGGAAG CAAAGAATCTGCCAAGGAATCCATTTTATACAGCTACAAACATGGGTTTTCAGGGTTTGCTGCAGTCCTCAGTCAGTCTCAAGCTAAGCTTATTGCAG ATGTCCCCGGAGTTGTTCATGTAGTTCCAAATAGAATCCTAAACCTGCACACTACTAGAAGCTGGGATTTCCTGCAAGTAAAGCCTCAAATTGTGGATGGTATTCTTTCAGAAGGCCATTCAGGCTTGGGGACTATTATTGGTGTCATGGATACTG GTATATGGCCTGAGTCCGAAAGCTTCAGAGATGATGGCATGGGAAAGTTTCCATCTCGATGGAAAGGGATATGCCAGGAAGGAAACAGATTTAACCGTTCGCATTGCAATAG GAAAATTATCGGTGCACGTTGGTACATTAAAGGGTATGAAGCTGAATTTGGAAAGCTTTCCCCAAGTGATGGGGTTGAGTTCTTGTCTCCTCGAGATGCTGTGGGCCATGGTACTCACACCTCATCTACTGCAAGTGGTGCTGAAGTAAAAAATGCAAACTTTAGGGGACTAGCCCAAGGAATAGCCAGAGGAGGTGCTCCTTCATCATGGTTAGCTATCTACAAAGTTTGTTGGGCTACTGGTGGCTGTAGCTCAGCTGACCTTCTTGCCGCAATTGATGATGCTATCTTTGATGGTGTGGATATTATTTCGGCATCTTTGGGCTCACCACCTCCACTTTCAACTTACGTTGATGATGCGCTGGCTATTGGTTCTTTCCACGCTGTAGCAAGAGGAATATCTGTTGTATGCTCTGCAGGCAACACTGGTCCTTATCCTCAAACTGTCATTAATACTGCTCCTTGGGTTATGACTGTTGCTGCAAGCACTATTGATCGAGATTTCCCTGCAGTGATCACCCTGGGGAACAACCAAACTGTAGTG GGCCAGTCTTTCTATACAGGAAGGGGCTTGAACAAGTTTCATCCTATTGTATATGGAGCAGATATTGCAGCCACTAATATTGATGGAACCAGTGCAGG AAGTTGTGATTTGGAAACTCTGAATGCCACTCTAGCAAGAGGTAAAGTAATTCTTTGTTTCCAATCTCGGTGGCAGAGGTCGGCTGCCATTGCTTCGAAATCTGTACTTGAGCTCAAGGGTGCAGGAGTTATATTTGCACAGTTTCCTACTAAAGATGTCTCTTGTCCATGGAGTTTTCCCTGTGTCCAAGTGGACTTTGAAGCTGGGACATCTCTGCTGACTTACATGGCTGCAAGCAG AAAGCCAGTCGTCAAGTTCAGCTTCTCAAAGACGGTTATCGGACAACAGCTAGCCCCAGAAATAGCGTATTTTTCATCACGAGGACCTAGTTCCCTTTCACCATCAGTGTTGAAG CCAGACATTGCTGCTCCAGGAGTTGATATATTGGCCTCCTGGTCACCTGCTGCTTCATCCAAGCTACTCAATTCTCCTCAAACTAAAGCATCTCCATTTAACTTTAAACTTGATTCGGGAACTTCCATGGCTTGTCCCCATATATCCGGCATTGTTGCACTTCTCAAAGGAATCCATCCCAAGTGGAGCCCTGCAGCAATTAAGTCTGCACTAGTAACAACAG CTTCTATGAAGGATGAATATGGCCAAAATACAGTAGCTGAGGGAGCACCCCACAAGCAAGCTGACCCATTTGATTATGGAGGTGGCAATGTAGATCCAAATAAAGCTCTAGACCCAGGTCTCATTTATGACATTAAACCCTCAGATTATGTCTGCTTCCTTTATGCAATGGGTTATAACAGCACTGCCATCAGGTTAATGACTAGGGTTCACACCCCATGTCATAAATCAGTCAAGTTCCTCCGAAATCTAAATTTGCCTTCTATAACATTACCCGAGCTTAAGCAACGTATGACCGTCTCAAGAACCGTTACAAATGTCGGTCCAGTGAACTCCATTTATGTAGCCCGCATTCAAGCTCCCGCAGGCATTGACGTGAGTGTCGAGCCATGGATTTTGacattcaattcaacaacaaAGAAGCTGAAGTTCAAGGTAACCTTTTGTTCTCAACTAAAAGTTCAAGGAAGATACTCGTTCGGAAACCTATACTGGGAAGATGGCATTCATGTAGTAAGAATTCCTGTGGTTGTTAGAATTGTCATTAACAATCACTTGTACTCAGAAACATGA
- the LOC107920026 gene encoding subtilisin-like protease SBT3.9 isoform X1 yields MASFPSSWPCVVVIALLCSLFLLGLASSNVYIVYMGERHTDEPNLLEDSHHQILSDILGSKESAKESILYSYKHGFSGFAAVLSQSQAKLIADGFFVAYADVPGVVHVVPNRILNLHTTRSWDFLQVKPQIVDGILSEGHSGLGTIIGVMDTGIWPESESFRDDGMGKFPSRWKGICQEGNRFNRSHCNRKIIGARWYIKGYEAEFGKLSPSDGVEFLSPRDAVGHGTHTSSTASGAEVKNANFRGLAQGIARGGAPSSWLAIYKVCWATGGCSSADLLAAIDDAIFDGVDIISASLGSPPPLSTYVDDALAIGSFHAVARGISVVCSAGNTGPYPQTVINTAPWVMTVAASTIDRDFPAVITLGNNQTVVGQSFYTGRGLNKFHPIVYGADIAATNIDGTSAGSCDLETLNATLARGKVILCFQSRWQRSAAIASKSVLELKGAGVIFAQFPTKDVSCPWSFPCVQVDFEAGTSLLTYMAASRKPVVKFSFSKTVIGQQLAPEIAYFSSRGPSSLSPSVLKPDIAAPGVDILASWSPAASSKLLNSPQTKASPFNFKLDSGTSMACPHISGIVALLKGIHPKWSPAAIKSALVTTASMKDEYGQNTVAEGAPHKQADPFDYGGGNVDPNKALDPGLIYDIKPSDYVCFLYAMGYNSTAIRLMTRVHTPCHKSVKFLRNLNLPSITLPELKQRMTVSRTVTNVGPVNSIYVARIQAPAGIDVSVEPWILTFNSTTKKLKFKVTFCSQLKVQGRYSFGNLYWEDGIHVVRIPVVVRIVINNHLYSET; encoded by the exons atggcttCTTTTCCTTCTTCATGGCCGTGTGTTGTTGTGATCGCTTTGTTATGTTCATTGTTTCTTCTCGGGCTTGCTTCCAGCAAT GTTTATATTGTATATATGGGGGAGAGACACACTGATGAGCCAAATCTACTGGAAGATTCTCATCATCAGATTCTTTCAGACATTCTTGGAAG CAAAGAATCTGCCAAGGAATCCATTTTATACAGCTACAAACATGGGTTTTCAGGGTTTGCTGCAGTCCTCAGTCAGTCTCAAGCTAAGCTTATTGCAG ATGGTTTTTTTGTCGCCTATGCAGATGTCCCCGGAGTTGTTCATGTAGTTCCAAATAGAATCCTAAACCTGCACACTACTAGAAGCTGGGATTTCCTGCAAGTAAAGCCTCAAATTGTGGATGGTATTCTTTCAGAAGGCCATTCAGGCTTGGGGACTATTATTGGTGTCATGGATACTG GTATATGGCCTGAGTCCGAAAGCTTCAGAGATGATGGCATGGGAAAGTTTCCATCTCGATGGAAAGGGATATGCCAGGAAGGAAACAGATTTAACCGTTCGCATTGCAATAG GAAAATTATCGGTGCACGTTGGTACATTAAAGGGTATGAAGCTGAATTTGGAAAGCTTTCCCCAAGTGATGGGGTTGAGTTCTTGTCTCCTCGAGATGCTGTGGGCCATGGTACTCACACCTCATCTACTGCAAGTGGTGCTGAAGTAAAAAATGCAAACTTTAGGGGACTAGCCCAAGGAATAGCCAGAGGAGGTGCTCCTTCATCATGGTTAGCTATCTACAAAGTTTGTTGGGCTACTGGTGGCTGTAGCTCAGCTGACCTTCTTGCCGCAATTGATGATGCTATCTTTGATGGTGTGGATATTATTTCGGCATCTTTGGGCTCACCACCTCCACTTTCAACTTACGTTGATGATGCGCTGGCTATTGGTTCTTTCCACGCTGTAGCAAGAGGAATATCTGTTGTATGCTCTGCAGGCAACACTGGTCCTTATCCTCAAACTGTCATTAATACTGCTCCTTGGGTTATGACTGTTGCTGCAAGCACTATTGATCGAGATTTCCCTGCAGTGATCACCCTGGGGAACAACCAAACTGTAGTG GGCCAGTCTTTCTATACAGGAAGGGGCTTGAACAAGTTTCATCCTATTGTATATGGAGCAGATATTGCAGCCACTAATATTGATGGAACCAGTGCAGG AAGTTGTGATTTGGAAACTCTGAATGCCACTCTAGCAAGAGGTAAAGTAATTCTTTGTTTCCAATCTCGGTGGCAGAGGTCGGCTGCCATTGCTTCGAAATCTGTACTTGAGCTCAAGGGTGCAGGAGTTATATTTGCACAGTTTCCTACTAAAGATGTCTCTTGTCCATGGAGTTTTCCCTGTGTCCAAGTGGACTTTGAAGCTGGGACATCTCTGCTGACTTACATGGCTGCAAGCAG AAAGCCAGTCGTCAAGTTCAGCTTCTCAAAGACGGTTATCGGACAACAGCTAGCCCCAGAAATAGCGTATTTTTCATCACGAGGACCTAGTTCCCTTTCACCATCAGTGTTGAAG CCAGACATTGCTGCTCCAGGAGTTGATATATTGGCCTCCTGGTCACCTGCTGCTTCATCCAAGCTACTCAATTCTCCTCAAACTAAAGCATCTCCATTTAACTTTAAACTTGATTCGGGAACTTCCATGGCTTGTCCCCATATATCCGGCATTGTTGCACTTCTCAAAGGAATCCATCCCAAGTGGAGCCCTGCAGCAATTAAGTCTGCACTAGTAACAACAG CTTCTATGAAGGATGAATATGGCCAAAATACAGTAGCTGAGGGAGCACCCCACAAGCAAGCTGACCCATTTGATTATGGAGGTGGCAATGTAGATCCAAATAAAGCTCTAGACCCAGGTCTCATTTATGACATTAAACCCTCAGATTATGTCTGCTTCCTTTATGCAATGGGTTATAACAGCACTGCCATCAGGTTAATGACTAGGGTTCACACCCCATGTCATAAATCAGTCAAGTTCCTCCGAAATCTAAATTTGCCTTCTATAACATTACCCGAGCTTAAGCAACGTATGACCGTCTCAAGAACCGTTACAAATGTCGGTCCAGTGAACTCCATTTATGTAGCCCGCATTCAAGCTCCCGCAGGCATTGACGTGAGTGTCGAGCCATGGATTTTGacattcaattcaacaacaaAGAAGCTGAAGTTCAAGGTAACCTTTTGTTCTCAACTAAAAGTTCAAGGAAGATACTCGTTCGGAAACCTATACTGGGAAGATGGCATTCATGTAGTAAGAATTCCTGTGGTTGTTAGAATTGTCATTAACAATCACTTGTACTCAGAAACATGA
- the LOC107920026 gene encoding subtilisin-like protease SBT3.9 isoform X3, translating into MFILYIWGRDTLMSQIYWKILIIRFFQTFLEVDWNMENSKTAMISIEHSKESAKESILYSYKHGFSGFAAVLSQSQAKLIADGFFVAYADVPGVVHVVPNRILNLHTTRSWDFLQVKPQIVDGILSEGHSGLGTIIGVMDTGIWPESESFRDDGMGKFPSRWKGICQEGNRFNRSHCNRKIIGARWYIKGYEAEFGKLSPSDGVEFLSPRDAVGHGTHTSSTASGAEVKNANFRGLAQGIARGGAPSSWLAIYKVCWATGGCSSADLLAAIDDAIFDGVDIISASLGSPPPLSTYVDDALAIGSFHAVARGISVVCSAGNTGPYPQTVINTAPWVMTVAASTIDRDFPAVITLGNNQTVVGQSFYTGRGLNKFHPIVYGADIAATNIDGTSAGSCDLETLNATLARGKVILCFQSRWQRSAAIASKSVLELKGAGVIFAQFPTKDVSCPWSFPCVQVDFEAGTSLLTYMAASRKPVVKFSFSKTVIGQQLAPEIAYFSSRGPSSLSPSVLKPDIAAPGVDILASWSPAASSKLLNSPQTKASPFNFKLDSGTSMACPHISGIVALLKGIHPKWSPAAIKSALVTTASMKDEYGQNTVAEGAPHKQADPFDYGGGNVDPNKALDPGLIYDIKPSDYVCFLYAMGYNSTAIRLMTRVHTPCHKSVKFLRNLNLPSITLPELKQRMTVSRTVTNVGPVNSIYVARIQAPAGIDVSVEPWILTFNSTTKKLKFKVTFCSQLKVQGRYSFGNLYWEDGIHVVRIPVVVRIVINNHLYSET; encoded by the exons AT GTTTATATTGTATATATGGGGGAGAGACACACTGATGAGCCAAATCTACTGGAAGATTCTCATCATCAGATTCTTTCAGACATTCTTGGAAG TTGATTGGAACATGGAAAATAGTAAAACTGCTATGATCTCAATTGAACACAGCAAAGAATCTGCCAAGGAATCCATTTTATACAGCTACAAACATGGGTTTTCAGGGTTTGCTGCAGTCCTCAGTCAGTCTCAAGCTAAGCTTATTGCAG ATGGTTTTTTTGTCGCCTATGCAGATGTCCCCGGAGTTGTTCATGTAGTTCCAAATAGAATCCTAAACCTGCACACTACTAGAAGCTGGGATTTCCTGCAAGTAAAGCCTCAAATTGTGGATGGTATTCTTTCAGAAGGCCATTCAGGCTTGGGGACTATTATTGGTGTCATGGATACTG GTATATGGCCTGAGTCCGAAAGCTTCAGAGATGATGGCATGGGAAAGTTTCCATCTCGATGGAAAGGGATATGCCAGGAAGGAAACAGATTTAACCGTTCGCATTGCAATAG GAAAATTATCGGTGCACGTTGGTACATTAAAGGGTATGAAGCTGAATTTGGAAAGCTTTCCCCAAGTGATGGGGTTGAGTTCTTGTCTCCTCGAGATGCTGTGGGCCATGGTACTCACACCTCATCTACTGCAAGTGGTGCTGAAGTAAAAAATGCAAACTTTAGGGGACTAGCCCAAGGAATAGCCAGAGGAGGTGCTCCTTCATCATGGTTAGCTATCTACAAAGTTTGTTGGGCTACTGGTGGCTGTAGCTCAGCTGACCTTCTTGCCGCAATTGATGATGCTATCTTTGATGGTGTGGATATTATTTCGGCATCTTTGGGCTCACCACCTCCACTTTCAACTTACGTTGATGATGCGCTGGCTATTGGTTCTTTCCACGCTGTAGCAAGAGGAATATCTGTTGTATGCTCTGCAGGCAACACTGGTCCTTATCCTCAAACTGTCATTAATACTGCTCCTTGGGTTATGACTGTTGCTGCAAGCACTATTGATCGAGATTTCCCTGCAGTGATCACCCTGGGGAACAACCAAACTGTAGTG GGCCAGTCTTTCTATACAGGAAGGGGCTTGAACAAGTTTCATCCTATTGTATATGGAGCAGATATTGCAGCCACTAATATTGATGGAACCAGTGCAGG AAGTTGTGATTTGGAAACTCTGAATGCCACTCTAGCAAGAGGTAAAGTAATTCTTTGTTTCCAATCTCGGTGGCAGAGGTCGGCTGCCATTGCTTCGAAATCTGTACTTGAGCTCAAGGGTGCAGGAGTTATATTTGCACAGTTTCCTACTAAAGATGTCTCTTGTCCATGGAGTTTTCCCTGTGTCCAAGTGGACTTTGAAGCTGGGACATCTCTGCTGACTTACATGGCTGCAAGCAG AAAGCCAGTCGTCAAGTTCAGCTTCTCAAAGACGGTTATCGGACAACAGCTAGCCCCAGAAATAGCGTATTTTTCATCACGAGGACCTAGTTCCCTTTCACCATCAGTGTTGAAG CCAGACATTGCTGCTCCAGGAGTTGATATATTGGCCTCCTGGTCACCTGCTGCTTCATCCAAGCTACTCAATTCTCCTCAAACTAAAGCATCTCCATTTAACTTTAAACTTGATTCGGGAACTTCCATGGCTTGTCCCCATATATCCGGCATTGTTGCACTTCTCAAAGGAATCCATCCCAAGTGGAGCCCTGCAGCAATTAAGTCTGCACTAGTAACAACAG CTTCTATGAAGGATGAATATGGCCAAAATACAGTAGCTGAGGGAGCACCCCACAAGCAAGCTGACCCATTTGATTATGGAGGTGGCAATGTAGATCCAAATAAAGCTCTAGACCCAGGTCTCATTTATGACATTAAACCCTCAGATTATGTCTGCTTCCTTTATGCAATGGGTTATAACAGCACTGCCATCAGGTTAATGACTAGGGTTCACACCCCATGTCATAAATCAGTCAAGTTCCTCCGAAATCTAAATTTGCCTTCTATAACATTACCCGAGCTTAAGCAACGTATGACCGTCTCAAGAACCGTTACAAATGTCGGTCCAGTGAACTCCATTTATGTAGCCCGCATTCAAGCTCCCGCAGGCATTGACGTGAGTGTCGAGCCATGGATTTTGacattcaattcaacaacaaAGAAGCTGAAGTTCAAGGTAACCTTTTGTTCTCAACTAAAAGTTCAAGGAAGATACTCGTTCGGAAACCTATACTGGGAAGATGGCATTCATGTAGTAAGAATTCCTGTGGTTGTTAGAATTGTCATTAACAATCACTTGTACTCAGAAACATGA